In a single window of the Streptomyces sp. NBC_00353 genome:
- a CDS encoding pirin family protein, with translation MPAVTVEDLLVLPRLPRLDATAIDRPVRRLVTAPQQREGAGFLVHRPFPSAALPDADPFLLLDHVGETVYQPYEAKGAPWHPHRGFETVTYVIDGTVVHHDSNGGGGVISDGDTQWMTAGSGILHDEVPSEEVLAKGGLSHGIQLWVNLPRTRKWAQPRYQDVRADKLRLLTSDDGGALVRLIAGGLGGYQGPGVTYTPIVYAHASLLPQAQLRTGWDPQFSAMVYVLQGAGSVGADRRPVGDGQLAVFGAGDVLTVQAGAHQRGRTGRFEVLLLGGVPLREPIARYGPFVMNTEAEIRQAVEDYQQGRKPPPRPSSISGIAGAT, from the coding sequence ATGCCGGCCGTGACCGTCGAGGATCTCCTGGTCCTCCCCCGCCTCCCGCGCCTTGACGCGACCGCCATCGACCGCCCCGTCCGCCGCCTGGTCACCGCACCCCAGCAGCGGGAGGGGGCCGGCTTTCTGGTGCACCGCCCGTTCCCGAGTGCCGCTTTGCCCGATGCGGACCCGTTCTTGCTGCTCGACCACGTCGGTGAGACCGTCTACCAGCCCTACGAGGCCAAGGGCGCCCCCTGGCACCCGCACCGCGGATTCGAAACTGTCACCTACGTCATCGACGGCACGGTGGTGCACCACGATTCCAACGGTGGCGGAGGCGTGATATCGGACGGGGACACACAGTGGATGACCGCAGGGTCGGGGATCCTGCACGACGAGGTCCCCAGCGAGGAGGTCCTGGCCAAGGGCGGCCTCAGCCACGGCATCCAGCTGTGGGTGAACCTGCCCCGCACCCGCAAGTGGGCGCAGCCGCGTTACCAGGACGTCCGGGCGGACAAGCTGCGGCTGCTCACCTCCGATGACGGCGGGGCGCTGGTACGCCTGATCGCCGGTGGGCTTGGCGGCTACCAGGGACCGGGCGTGACCTACACCCCCATCGTCTATGCGCACGCGAGTCTGCTTCCCCAGGCGCAGTTGCGTACCGGGTGGGATCCGCAGTTCAGCGCGATGGTCTACGTCCTGCAGGGAGCGGGGAGCGTGGGCGCCGACAGGCGCCCCGTCGGGGATGGGCAACTGGCGGTGTTCGGTGCGGGCGATGTCCTCACCGTCCAGGCGGGGGCCCATCAGCGCGGCCGCACCGGCCGCTTTGAGGTGCTGCTGCTGGGCGGCGTGCCGCTGCGGGAGCCGATCGCCCGCTACGGCCCGTTCGTGATGAACACCGAGGCGGAGATCCGGCAGGCCGTCGAGGACTACCAGCAGGGCAGGAAACCACCGCCGCGACCAAGTTCGATTTCCGGCATAGCAGGCGCCACGTAA
- a CDS encoding kinase, with protein sequence MVANERTRLVVLRGNSASGKSSVAAGLRDRFGRGLALVGQDNLRRIVLRERDRAGVADIGLIDLTARYALDAGYHGYHVVLEGILYAGHDGAVLAQLRADHLGPNRGYYLDVPFAETLARHATKPIVNDVGEEALRDWYRERDVLPGCVETVIGADSSLPETVDRIMRDTGLAGLPALKN encoded by the coding sequence ATGGTGGCCAACGAAAGGACGAGGCTGGTCGTGCTGCGAGGGAACAGTGCCTCGGGGAAGTCGTCCGTCGCGGCCGGCCTCCGCGACCGTTTTGGCCGCGGTCTGGCGCTCGTGGGTCAGGACAACCTCCGCCGGATCGTTTTGCGTGAGCGGGACCGGGCCGGTGTGGCGGACATCGGCCTGATCGACCTGACGGCCCGCTACGCGCTGGACGCGGGGTACCACGGGTACCACGTTGTTCTCGAAGGGATCCTGTACGCCGGCCACGACGGCGCCGTGCTTGCCCAGTTGCGCGCCGACCACCTTGGCCCGAACCGCGGCTACTACCTGGACGTGCCGTTCGCGGAAACCCTTGCCCGGCACGCGACCAAGCCGATCGTGAACGATGTCGGGGAGGAGGCGTTGCGCGACTGGTACCGGGAACGTGATGTGTTGCCCGGGTGCGTTGAAACCGTCATCGGGGCGGACAGTTCCCTGCCCGAGACCGTCGACCGGATCATGCGCGACACTGGCCTGGCCGGCCTACCCGCACTGAAGAACTGA
- a CDS encoding Ppx/GppA phosphatase family protein, protein MRQAGVLDVGCHSALLTVVRRRPGTVLEPVFSRKVRLSLHETLDRKGRLDKAGVKSVERAVAEAVAADPRLRGPEVFAFATSVIRDAPNRDEIIARVARTTGTRLRVLTGEEEARLAYVAARQWAGSMAGQLLVLDIGGGTVEIASGTGDRPRVVYSLPLGARRITRDWLPGGTAPSPHRLAEVRQHLRRSLEAVPGLPRAEPGGRVLACSKTFEQLARLAAAQRKTPQAGQQLALPQLRASVSLLAAAGPSRRSKLPGISRHRAEQSLAGALIAQALMEACGAKNVEICPWSTREGLLLERLGVPHTTAGRSRAH, encoded by the coding sequence ATGCGACAGGCAGGTGTGCTCGATGTCGGGTGCCACAGTGCGTTGCTGACGGTGGTGCGACGGCGCCCGGGGACGGTGCTGGAGCCGGTGTTCTCCCGCAAGGTGCGGCTGAGCCTGCACGAGACCCTCGACCGCAAGGGACGGCTGGACAAGGCCGGCGTGAAGAGCGTCGAACGGGCAGTGGCCGAGGCCGTCGCCGCTGACCCGCGTCTGCGCGGGCCGGAAGTGTTCGCGTTCGCGACCTCCGTCATCCGGGACGCGCCCAACCGCGACGAGATCATCGCGCGGGTGGCACGCACCACCGGCACCCGCCTTCGCGTGCTGACCGGCGAGGAGGAGGCGCGGCTGGCCTACGTGGCCGCCCGCCAGTGGGCAGGCTCGATGGCCGGGCAGCTGCTGGTCCTGGATATCGGCGGCGGTACTGTAGAGATCGCCTCCGGCACCGGAGACCGGCCCCGCGTCGTCTACTCGCTGCCGCTGGGCGCCCGCAGGATCACCCGGGACTGGCTTCCCGGCGGCACCGCACCATCCCCACACCGGCTGGCCGAGGTCCGGCAGCACCTCCGCCGGTCCCTGGAAGCCGTCCCCGGCCTGCCGCGGGCCGAACCGGGCGGGCGGGTGCTGGCCTGCTCCAAGACCTTCGAACAGCTCGCCCGGCTCGCCGCCGCTCAGCGCAAGACACCGCAAGCCGGACAGCAGCTCGCGCTACCCCAACTACGCGCATCAGTCTCCCTGCTGGCCGCCGCGGGACCGTCCCGCCGGTCCAAGCTGCCGGGCATCTCCCGACACCGCGCCGAACAGTCCCTGGCCGGAGCCCTGATCGCACAAGCCCTCATGGAAGCCTGCGGGGCCAAGAACGTCGAGATCTGCCCCTGGTCCACCCGAGAAGGACTGCTGCTCGAACGCCTCGGCGTGCCCCACACCACAGCCGGGCGCTCCCGAGCACACTGA